A region from the Algoriphagus machipongonensis genome encodes:
- a CDS encoding VOC family protein: protein MKQQLGQISLLVNDYDEAIEHYTKVLDFELLEDTQMSETKRWVRVSPPGSSCHLLLAKAANETQKSQVGFQTGGRVFLFLYTDDFWRDYKKYTARGVEFIREPAEEKFGTVSVFKDLYGNLWDLIEPKN, encoded by the coding sequence TAGTGAATGATTATGATGAAGCTATAGAGCATTATACCAAGGTTCTGGATTTTGAACTTCTGGAAGACACCCAAATGAGTGAGACCAAACGATGGGTTAGAGTTTCGCCGCCGGGATCTTCTTGTCACCTTCTACTCGCTAAAGCTGCTAATGAAACCCAAAAGTCACAAGTGGGATTTCAAACTGGAGGAAGAGTTTTTCTATTTCTGTATACCGATGATTTTTGGAGAGATTATAAAAAATATACCGCTAGAGGTGTGGAATTTATTAGAGAGCCGGCTGAGGAAAAATTCGGTACCGTGTCTGTTTTCAAAGATCTCTATGGGAATTTATGGGATCTGATTGAACCCAAAAACTAG
- a CDS encoding VF530 family protein, whose amino-acid sequence MEQQPNNPLHGIRLDTMVEHLVNFYGWKELGERITIRCFTHDPSIKSSLKFLRKTPWARERVEGLYLKSLRDAKKKLDS is encoded by the coding sequence TTGGAACAGCAGCCAAACAACCCCCTTCACGGAATCAGACTTGACACCATGGTAGAACATCTCGTCAATTTTTATGGCTGGAAAGAACTGGGTGAAAGAATAACTATCCGCTGTTTCACCCACGACCCTTCCATCAAATCAAGTTTAAAATTCCTTAGAAAAACTCCTTGGGCTAGAGAGCGTGTGGAAGGTTTGTATTTGAAGTCTCTAAGAGACGCAAAGAAAAAGCTGGATTCATAA